The following are encoded in a window of Shewanella psychrotolerans genomic DNA:
- a CDS encoding YqaE/Pmp3 family membrane protein: MDTNKLLLVIIAILLPPVAVFLKSGVGKDLLINIILCLLFFVPGLLHALWVVTKS; this comes from the coding sequence ATGGATACAAATAAACTGTTATTAGTGATTATTGCGATACTACTGCCGCCAGTTGCCGTATTTTTGAAGAGTGGTGTGGGTAAAGACTTGCTGATCAACATCATCTTATGTCTGTTATTCTTTGTGCCAGGTTTACTTCACGCACTATGGGTTGTGACTAAGTCATAG
- a CDS encoding MATE family efflux transporter — MSPLNLLLDKQKNRQLIALALPMILSNITVPLLGLVDTAVIGHLSNAYYLGGVAVGSTIITLILWLLGFLRMSTTGLVAQAYGARDIQGQYRLLLQSASLAILLGTSAIVFQSPIISFATALSDASTEVLYYSQLYFKVRIWSTPFALLNLALLGWLLGRQQPKAAMWQLIAANMTNIILDLLFVIGFKWGVQGAALASVIADIIGFIVAASMVYRELAKQGGFDFINLCRQLTLTSYKKLLGLNRDIFIRSLCLQLAFAFMTFEGASLGDNTVAANAVLLNLLLLISYALDGIAYYAEAEVGRAFGENNRQRMTESVTLATLWSAISAILFMLFFSLFGSQIITLLTSLEVVQQVAEQYLIWVVFMPLLAFGSYLFDGVYIGAAEGKIMRNSMIVATFGVFFPAWILLQSSGNHALWAAMSLFMVARSLTLACHYHYRLKVKVKLS, encoded by the coding sequence ATGTCACCACTTAATTTACTGTTGGATAAACAGAAAAACAGGCAGTTAATAGCGCTTGCTTTACCGATGATCTTATCAAACATTACGGTGCCACTTTTAGGCTTAGTGGATACCGCTGTAATTGGACATTTAAGTAACGCCTATTATTTAGGAGGTGTGGCTGTCGGGTCAACGATAATCACGCTTATCTTATGGCTTCTGGGGTTCTTACGTATGTCGACGACCGGTCTCGTCGCTCAGGCCTATGGCGCTAGAGATATCCAAGGGCAATACAGACTTTTACTGCAATCGGCCAGCCTAGCTATACTCCTCGGTACCAGTGCAATTGTATTTCAATCCCCTATCATCAGCTTCGCTACGGCCCTGTCTGATGCAAGCACCGAAGTACTGTATTATAGCCAACTCTATTTTAAAGTCAGGATCTGGTCTACTCCATTTGCACTACTTAACCTCGCCCTGCTCGGCTGGCTACTAGGTCGGCAGCAACCTAAAGCCGCAATGTGGCAATTAATCGCGGCCAATATGACCAATATTATCCTAGACCTACTATTTGTTATCGGTTTTAAATGGGGCGTTCAAGGAGCGGCATTGGCATCGGTTATCGCCGATATTATTGGTTTTATTGTCGCTGCAAGCATGGTCTACCGAGAGTTAGCTAAACAAGGAGGTTTTGACTTTATCAACCTGTGTCGCCAACTTACTTTAACAAGCTATAAAAAACTGCTTGGCTTAAATCGTGACATTTTCATTAGAAGTCTGTGCCTGCAACTGGCCTTCGCCTTTATGACATTTGAAGGCGCGAGCCTAGGTGATAATACCGTTGCCGCTAATGCCGTATTGCTTAATTTGTTATTGCTCATCTCCTATGCATTAGATGGCATCGCCTACTACGCAGAGGCTGAGGTTGGCCGAGCCTTTGGCGAGAACAATCGCCAGCGAATGACTGAATCGGTGACCTTAGCAACATTGTGGTCGGCAATATCCGCCATCTTATTCATGCTGTTTTTTAGCCTTTTTGGTAGTCAGATCATCACGTTACTTACCAGCCTAGAAGTAGTGCAACAGGTCGCCGAGCAGTACCTTATTTGGGTGGTATTCATGCCACTATTGGCCTTTGGTTCATACTTATTTGACGGGGTTTATATTGGTGCAGCAGAAGGGAAAATCATGCGTAACAGCATGATTGTTGCAACATTCGGCGTATTTTTCCCCGCCTGGATACTACTACAATCGTCTGGTAATCACGCTCTTTGGGCGGCAATGAGTCTGTTTATGGTCGCGCGAAGTCTAACCTTGGCATGTCATTATCATTACAGACTAAAGGTAAAGGTAAAGCTAAGTTAG
- a CDS encoding M14 family zinc carboxypeptidase: MLRLCISILAITSFSYCFASDNQSVVSVLPARASAPNIESPEQFLGYPLGKWHLRHDQINFYLKQLAQQSPRVSLEATGMSHEAREQLTAVITSPKNQANLGRILADRSLVKAGNKQTGPLIIWLAYSIHGDEASGAHAALEVSYQLSRSQDPWIQELLDNTVVLITPTQNPDGFDRFSTWTNNYTGKVKVSDPNHNEHKQNWPAGRRNHYFADLNRDWLFLRHPESQGRIALFHKWNPHYVGDFHEMGHNKSYFFQPGVPSRTHPLTPTENQELTNKLATYHAKALDARKQPYFSKQMFDDFYYGKGSSYPDINGSVGVLFEQASVRGQIQDSDNGTLVLADAIANQVATSYSSLKGAFALQKELKEYQTRFYQRKDKHQPSGREAGILVSASDDPGRRDDLANLLQQHHILFFYLNGNIKQGKHRYEQRDSLFIPINQPQKSLLLAMFDQRTEFEDATFYDVSTWNLAYSYNLALARDVSLNVDDLLTTAPNFTPATIDLNSVALLIDWRQQNAAPMLQKLLTAGVKVKFAASPFSINTGKQVTPFAAGTLQIPLGKQKMSSNELTALISSLANSYRVTFYNAPSSRSATGIDLGSADFHGIAPIKPLIITGNGTSAPEVGELWYFMDNRLGVPLTQVDISRLPSLPLEEYSHLFLADGSYRNLDDIYARKLGQFVKNGGVIIAQKGALEWLSRGNVLKSDVRSARFFSQLFATEGMSFADKSKLNARQAIGGAIVALNLDPTHPITFGIESKQLPVLKNKAIGLLKTTTPFITAATYADEPLLDGYLAKEYQRSLSQTPAIIVEHHGKGAIVALTDNLLFRNIWLGSDKIYSNSLYFIPALH; encoded by the coding sequence ATGCTGCGACTGTGCATTTCTATACTGGCCATCACCTCTTTTTCTTACTGCTTTGCCTCAGATAATCAAAGCGTGGTCAGCGTCTTACCTGCAAGAGCCTCAGCACCGAATATCGAGTCTCCTGAGCAGTTTTTAGGTTACCCTCTTGGTAAATGGCATCTACGCCACGATCAAATTAACTTCTACCTCAAACAATTGGCACAGCAAAGTCCAAGAGTCAGCCTCGAAGCAACGGGCATGAGCCATGAAGCAAGAGAGCAACTAACAGCGGTCATCACCTCCCCCAAAAACCAAGCTAATTTAGGTCGAATACTTGCTGACCGTTCTCTCGTGAAAGCGGGGAATAAGCAAACGGGGCCGCTGATCATTTGGTTGGCTTATTCAATCCATGGAGATGAAGCAAGCGGGGCTCACGCCGCATTAGAAGTCAGCTATCAACTCAGCAGAAGCCAAGACCCCTGGATACAAGAGTTACTCGATAACACTGTCGTTTTAATCACCCCAACACAAAATCCCGATGGCTTTGACCGCTTTTCAACTTGGACCAACAATTACACAGGTAAGGTTAAAGTTAGCGATCCTAACCACAACGAACATAAGCAAAACTGGCCAGCAGGCCGCCGTAACCACTATTTTGCAGATCTCAATCGCGACTGGCTATTTCTAAGGCATCCAGAATCGCAGGGACGTATAGCACTATTTCACAAATGGAACCCTCATTACGTTGGCGACTTCCACGAAATGGGACACAATAAGAGCTACTTCTTCCAACCTGGTGTACCGAGCCGAACTCACCCACTTACGCCAACTGAAAATCAAGAGCTAACCAATAAACTCGCGACCTATCACGCTAAAGCGCTCGATGCGCGTAAGCAACCCTATTTCAGCAAGCAAATGTTTGATGATTTTTACTATGGCAAAGGCTCAAGCTATCCAGACATCAATGGCTCTGTGGGCGTACTGTTTGAACAGGCCAGTGTTCGCGGTCAGATTCAAGATTCCGATAACGGCACGCTTGTTTTGGCAGACGCTATCGCCAACCAAGTTGCCACCTCCTATTCGAGTTTGAAAGGCGCTTTTGCGCTCCAAAAAGAGTTAAAAGAGTACCAAACTCGGTTCTACCAACGAAAAGACAAACATCAACCCTCAGGGCGAGAAGCAGGAATATTAGTTAGCGCCAGTGATGATCCTGGTCGTCGAGATGATCTTGCCAATTTATTGCAGCAGCACCACATTCTTTTCTTTTATCTTAATGGCAACATCAAGCAGGGCAAGCATAGATACGAGCAACGAGACAGCCTGTTTATCCCAATTAATCAACCACAAAAAAGTCTGTTGCTGGCAATGTTTGATCAGCGCACAGAATTTGAAGATGCCACCTTCTACGATGTTTCAACATGGAACCTGGCTTACTCCTATAATCTAGCGCTGGCTCGCGATGTTAGCTTAAATGTTGATGATTTACTCACAACCGCCCCGAACTTTACGCCAGCAACCATTGATCTGAACAGTGTGGCGCTGCTGATTGATTGGCGCCAGCAAAATGCCGCGCCCATGTTGCAGAAGTTATTAACGGCGGGTGTTAAAGTAAAATTTGCCGCAAGCCCCTTTAGCATCAACACGGGTAAGCAGGTTACTCCATTTGCAGCAGGCACTTTGCAAATCCCATTAGGTAAGCAAAAGATGTCATCTAATGAGCTAACAGCCCTTATCTCTTCACTCGCTAATAGCTATCGGGTCACATTCTATAATGCCCCTAGTAGCCGTTCAGCAACAGGCATTGATCTAGGAAGTGCCGACTTTCATGGCATTGCGCCAATAAAGCCATTGATCATTACCGGAAATGGCACCTCGGCACCCGAGGTGGGTGAACTTTGGTATTTCATGGATAATCGCTTAGGTGTGCCGTTAACACAAGTGGATATCTCACGCTTACCTAGTTTACCGTTAGAGGAATATAGCCATCTTTTTCTAGCCGATGGTAGCTATAGAAACCTTGATGATATCTATGCGAGAAAACTAGGTCAGTTCGTCAAAAATGGGGGAGTTATCATCGCCCAAAAAGGCGCTTTAGAATGGTTAAGCAGAGGGAATGTACTGAAGAGTGATGTGAGAAGTGCTCGCTTCTTCAGCCAACTATTTGCTACCGAAGGGATGTCTTTTGCGGATAAAAGTAAGTTGAATGCAAGACAAGCAATTGGCGGCGCAATTGTTGCTCTAAATCTCGACCCAACTCACCCGATAACCTTTGGCATTGAATCAAAGCAGCTTCCTGTGCTGAAGAATAAAGCAATAGGGCTACTTAAAACTACAACACCGTTTATTACTGCAGCAACCTATGCAGATGAACCTCTGCTCGACGGCTACCTTGCAAAAGAATACCAACGTAGTCTAAGTCAAACACCCGCCATTATCGTTGAACATCATGGCAAAGGCGCTATCGTTGCCCTTACCGATAACCTGCTCTTTAGAAACATTTGGCTCGGTTCAGATAAAATTTACAGCAATAGCCTCTATTTCATCCCAGCGTTGCATTAA
- a CDS encoding DUF2986 domain-containing protein — MNRKKKINQTLKAKAKKANAKFHNTGKPKYISKAERERLAIETEHSVEELSPLKS, encoded by the coding sequence ATGAACAGAAAGAAAAAAATTAATCAAACGCTTAAAGCAAAGGCTAAGAAAGCTAATGCTAAGTTTCATAATACGGGTAAGCCCAAGTATATTTCTAAAGCCGAGCGGGAACGTTTAGCGATAGAAACTGAACATTCAGTTGAAGAGCTCTCTCCACTGAAATCTTAG
- a CDS encoding polysaccharide deacetylase family protein, whose amino-acid sequence MLKSVLLILMFFMSLSAHAVVILQYHHVSEDTPSVTSVTPAQFRQQMAFLSDNGFKVKPLSEVVESIKQGQDLADKTVAITFDDGYQNIADNAHPILKEYGFPYAIFIAVEPIEQKYRDVMSWDTLNRLSREGAELANHSWGHEHLIRHDINETQDEWLTRIEDNLLSTEAEILAKTGQHLKMLAYPYGEYNLQLEALLKRHGFVGFGQQSGAAGKYSSLTALPRFPVAGVYAELSSLQAKLYSLNMPVLALEPANTQLSMGNWRPELKITLDMSDIYPHQLMCFVQGQGAVKPLWTSENEFTVRAALDLPAGRSRYNCTAPSKATGRYYWFSQAWVRPKNDGTWVEE is encoded by the coding sequence ATGTTAAAAAGCGTTTTACTTATACTGATGTTCTTTATGAGCTTATCTGCTCATGCCGTGGTGATTTTACAATATCATCATGTCTCTGAAGATACACCAAGCGTTACCAGCGTCACTCCAGCACAATTTCGACAACAGATGGCGTTCCTAAGTGACAATGGATTTAAGGTTAAGCCGCTTTCTGAAGTCGTTGAGAGCATCAAACAGGGACAAGATCTTGCGGATAAGACCGTTGCCATCACCTTTGATGACGGCTATCAAAACATTGCCGATAACGCCCACCCTATTTTAAAGGAATATGGTTTTCCTTATGCCATTTTTATTGCTGTTGAGCCGATTGAGCAGAAATATCGCGATGTCATGAGTTGGGACACGCTGAATCGTTTGAGTCGCGAGGGTGCCGAATTGGCAAATCATAGCTGGGGCCATGAACATCTGATTCGTCACGACATCAATGAAACCCAAGATGAATGGTTAACGCGCATCGAAGATAACTTGCTTTCAACCGAGGCTGAAATTTTGGCTAAAACGGGGCAGCATCTAAAAATGCTAGCGTACCCTTATGGTGAGTACAATCTGCAGTTGGAGGCACTGCTTAAACGTCATGGCTTTGTCGGTTTTGGGCAGCAATCGGGCGCGGCCGGAAAATACTCATCCCTTACTGCGCTACCGCGGTTTCCTGTTGCTGGTGTTTATGCCGAGCTTTCTAGTTTACAAGCCAAGCTATACAGCCTTAACATGCCTGTATTGGCCCTCGAGCCTGCCAATACCCAATTATCCATGGGGAATTGGCGCCCAGAGTTGAAAATCACCTTGGATATGAGTGATATCTATCCACACCAGCTAATGTGTTTTGTGCAGGGACAGGGGGCGGTTAAGCCTCTGTGGACCAGCGAAAATGAGTTTACTGTGCGGGCCGCATTAGATTTGCCTGCAGGTCGCTCTCGTTATAATTGCACCGCACCCAGTAAAGCAACGGGTCGCTATTATTGGTTTTCTCAAGCGTGGGTAAGGCCTAAAAATGACGGGACTTGGGTAGAAGAGTAA
- a CDS encoding protein-glutamate methylesterase/protein-glutamine glutaminase, whose protein sequence is MIKVLVIDDSPLVRQLLSHMLNDAPDINVIATAEDPYEARTLIKQHNPDVLTLDIEMPKMDGIAFLRNLMKLRPMPVIMVSTLTHKGAEVTLEALALGAIDFISKPKADLTNTLLEYKDELIAKIRVANKSHVKATTKAPQIKPAQAHLSLKTDKVIAIGASTGGTEAIQRVITQLPANTPPIVIAQHIPAAFSLSFAKRLNSHAAINVIEAQGGETLEVGTAYLAPGNAHLIVEQRGGKLYTKLLETDPVNRHKPSVDVLFNSVAECIGQRAIGILLTGMGKDGAAGLLNLKKMGGYNLIQDQASSVVWGMPGAAAELNAQHENLHLDKISGRLIQLLNTAKSSVKA, encoded by the coding sequence ATGATTAAAGTGCTAGTAATTGATGATTCACCATTGGTGAGACAACTGCTCAGCCACATGCTAAACGATGCGCCCGATATCAATGTGATCGCAACGGCAGAAGATCCCTACGAAGCCCGAACCTTGATCAAGCAACACAACCCCGATGTGTTGACTCTCGACATCGAGATGCCAAAAATGGATGGCATCGCCTTTCTACGTAACTTAATGAAATTACGACCGATGCCTGTAATTATGGTATCAACCTTAACCCACAAAGGCGCAGAGGTGACACTTGAAGCATTGGCATTAGGGGCTATCGATTTTATTTCTAAACCCAAAGCTGATCTCACCAATACACTTTTAGAATATAAAGATGAGTTAATAGCTAAGATCAGAGTTGCAAACAAGAGTCATGTCAAAGCAACGACTAAAGCGCCGCAAATAAAACCAGCCCAGGCACATCTATCGCTCAAGACAGATAAAGTTATCGCCATCGGAGCATCTACTGGTGGCACCGAAGCCATTCAACGAGTCATTACGCAATTACCCGCCAATACACCACCAATCGTGATTGCCCAGCATATTCCCGCAGCGTTCAGCCTTTCGTTTGCCAAGCGTCTCAATAGCCATGCGGCAATTAATGTTATCGAAGCGCAAGGGGGAGAAACCTTAGAGGTGGGCACCGCATACCTTGCACCGGGTAATGCGCACCTTATTGTCGAGCAACGAGGCGGCAAGCTATACACCAAACTACTCGAGACCGACCCAGTTAACCGTCACAAACCTTCTGTTGACGTGTTATTTAATAGTGTCGCTGAATGTATTGGTCAAAGAGCAATTGGCATATTACTGACGGGGATGGGTAAAGATGGGGCTGCAGGACTACTTAACTTGAAAAAAATGGGCGGCTATAATCTAATTCAAGATCAGGCAAGCTCTGTAGTTTGGGGAATGCCCGGAGCCGCGGCGGAGCTGAATGCTCAGCATGAAAACTTACACTTAGATAAAATATCAGGACGTTTAATACAATTATTAAACACCGCAAAGTCCTCAGTTAAAGCCTAA
- the gltS gene encoding sodium/glutamate symporter: MNTVYAIGELESFLVAILVLFIGHTVNRHVTAFKKYNIPEPIVGGLIIASVITLLHFNQISLEFTLSMQNTLMLMFFATVGLAASYKLLMKGGSKVFLFLGIASLYIVIQNAVGVSIATALGLEPLMGLIAGSITLSGGHGTGAAWAQTFSEDYGINTLELAMAAATFGLVMGGIIGGPVAQRLIHKNGLVSSYGIGGNHHKDHPDLVTYDQLEEDRVTAKSILEVMFILLLCVAGAKWFGSLIAYFDIGWLKMPDFVYALFFGVMIANITELSRGYKINSESVDVLGTVSLSLFLAMALMNLKLWEIFDLAIPLLIILLVQTVVLGLFAYFVTFRLMGSNYDAAVIAGGHCGFGMGATPTAVMNMGALVSRTGPSPQAFMVVPIVGAFFIDIVNAIILQGYLSIIA; this comes from the coding sequence ATGAATACTGTATATGCCATCGGGGAGCTTGAGTCTTTCTTAGTCGCGATTTTAGTACTATTTATTGGCCATACGGTCAATCGCCATGTGACCGCTTTCAAGAAATATAATATCCCTGAACCCATAGTGGGCGGCTTGATTATCGCGTCTGTGATCACCCTGTTGCACTTTAATCAGATCTCATTAGAGTTCACCTTGTCGATGCAAAACACCCTGATGCTGATGTTCTTCGCCACGGTCGGGTTAGCCGCAAGCTATAAACTGTTGATGAAAGGAGGCAGTAAGGTCTTTTTGTTCTTAGGAATCGCCTCCCTTTACATCGTGATTCAAAATGCAGTTGGGGTCAGTATCGCTACGGCGTTAGGCTTAGAGCCTTTGATGGGGCTGATTGCAGGTTCGATAACGCTATCGGGTGGCCATGGCACTGGGGCTGCGTGGGCGCAAACGTTTTCTGAGGATTATGGGATCAATACCCTTGAGCTTGCAATGGCTGCCGCGACCTTTGGTTTGGTCATGGGGGGGATTATCGGCGGTCCTGTCGCTCAAAGGTTGATTCACAAAAATGGTCTCGTTTCCTCCTATGGTATTGGGGGGAACCATCATAAAGATCACCCAGATCTGGTGACTTATGACCAGCTGGAGGAAGATCGCGTCACGGCTAAGAGTATTCTTGAAGTGATGTTTATTTTGTTGCTTTGTGTTGCCGGAGCCAAATGGTTTGGTTCTCTCATTGCCTATTTTGATATCGGCTGGTTAAAGATGCCAGACTTTGTCTATGCGCTGTTTTTTGGTGTGATGATCGCCAATATCACCGAGCTTTCCCGTGGCTATAAGATCAACAGTGAGAGTGTCGATGTATTGGGTACGGTATCCTTGTCGCTGTTTCTGGCGATGGCACTGATGAATCTCAAGTTGTGGGAAATCTTTGACTTAGCAATACCGCTATTGATTATCTTACTGGTACAAACTGTGGTGTTAGGTTTGTTTGCCTATTTTGTTACGTTCAGATTGATGGGGTCGAATTACGATGCTGCAGTTATCGCTGGTGGCCATTGTGGCTTCGGAATGGGGGCTACGCCTACAGCGGTGATGAATATGGGGGCTTTGGTGTCGAGAACGGGGCCATCACCACAGGCGTTTATGGTTGTTCCTATCGTCGGGGCTTTCTTTATTGATATAGTCAATGCCATTATTTTGCAGGGATACTTAAGCATTATCGCCTAG
- the nfuA gene encoding Fe-S biogenesis protein NfuA: MITISDAAQAHFVKLLADQPEGTHIRVFVISPGTPSAECGVSYCPPDAVEADDIELEFNGFHAMIDEKSAPFLEDATIDFVTDQLGSQLTLKAPNAKMRKVDNDAPLKERIEYVIQSEINPQLASHGGNIMLVEIDAEGVAVLQFGGGCNGCSMVDVTLKDGIEKQLLDMFPGELSGVRDVTDHEHGDHSYQ; encoded by the coding sequence ATGATCACCATTTCCGATGCAGCTCAGGCACATTTTGTAAAGCTACTTGCTGATCAGCCTGAAGGAACTCATATTCGCGTTTTTGTTATCAGCCCTGGCACGCCTTCTGCTGAGTGCGGTGTTTCTTATTGTCCACCAGATGCAGTTGAAGCCGATGATATCGAGCTTGAGTTTAATGGTTTTCATGCCATGATCGACGAAAAAAGCGCTCCTTTCTTGGAAGATGCAACCATTGATTTTGTAACCGATCAGCTTGGTTCGCAGCTTACTTTGAAGGCACCGAACGCAAAAATGCGTAAAGTCGATAACGACGCACCTTTGAAAGAGCGTATCGAATATGTCATTCAATCTGAAATCAACCCACAACTAGCCAGCCATGGCGGCAACATCATGCTCGTTGAAATCGACGCTGAAGGTGTTGCAGTTCTGCAGTTTGGTGGTGGTTGTAACGGTTGTTCAATGGTTGATGTAACACTAAAAGATGGTATTGAGAAGCAGCTTCTTGATATGTTCCCAGGCGAATTGAGCGGTGTGAGAGATGTGACCGATCATGAACATGGCGATCACTCATATCAATAA
- a CDS encoding CheR family methyltransferase encodes MTMQDFEFIRNLAYQESGIVLPERKQHMVYSRLSRRVRQLKFSNFSQYCAFIQQHPEEMINFINALTTNLTAFFREQHHFDYLEQHLVPLWKRKSHRRLRVWSSACSSGEEPYSIAMTLAQHFPPPNWDLKILATDLDTNVLNKANTGRYNIDSIANLPIRLQKECFEINPRENSASIVEQCKKLVHFKQLNLLGDWPMKGSFDLIFCRNVLIYFDNPTKAKIIEKFRQLLSDDGHLFIGHSETLHNISQDFTLIGQTIYQPIYLNAQRRTSII; translated from the coding sequence ATGACCATGCAAGATTTCGAATTTATTCGCAATCTTGCATATCAGGAGTCGGGTATTGTCCTTCCGGAAAGGAAACAACATATGGTGTACTCGCGACTCAGCCGCCGAGTGCGCCAACTTAAATTTAGTAACTTTAGCCAATACTGCGCCTTCATTCAGCAGCATCCTGAAGAAATGATTAACTTCATCAATGCACTAACAACCAACTTAACCGCCTTTTTCAGAGAGCAGCACCACTTCGATTATCTAGAGCAACACCTAGTGCCATTATGGAAAAGAAAGAGCCATCGCCGCCTAAGAGTATGGTCGTCCGCATGCTCTTCAGGAGAGGAGCCCTACAGCATCGCAATGACGCTCGCTCAACATTTCCCTCCCCCAAATTGGGACTTGAAAATACTGGCAACCGACCTAGACACAAACGTATTAAACAAAGCCAATACTGGGCGTTACAATATTGACAGCATAGCCAATTTACCAATCCGCCTACAAAAAGAATGCTTTGAAATTAACCCTAGAGAAAATTCTGCGTCCATTGTCGAACAGTGCAAAAAGCTGGTGCATTTTAAGCAGCTAAACCTACTTGGCGACTGGCCAATGAAGGGGTCATTCGATCTTATTTTTTGTCGTAATGTGCTGATCTATTTTGATAATCCAACCAAAGCAAAAATAATAGAGAAGTTTAGACAACTGCTGTCCGACGATGGACACCTATTTATCGGACACTCAGAAACCCTACACAATATATCCCAAGACTTCACATTGATTGGCCAGACGATTTATCAACCTATCTATCTTAATGCTCAGCGACGAACTTCAATTATATAA
- a CDS encoding TIGR01621 family pseudouridine synthase — MYQIIADESDFLVVNKSAKVHFHSQDGTAGVMAQLELDLGIKLYSVHRLDTMTSGLLLFAKSSEAAASFTAKFTAHQVQKYYVALAKGKPKKKQGSIIGDMAKSRRSMYKLLRSKENPAITQFFSQSIADGLRLYLLKPLSGKTHQLRVALASIGVPILGDTLYGGEAADRGYLHAYGLQFELDGQQFEFCCMPSSGAFFVDAVVKNQLQTWSKPEKLEWPKRK; from the coding sequence ATGTATCAAATTATCGCTGATGAATCCGACTTCTTGGTGGTCAACAAGTCTGCCAAAGTGCATTTTCATAGCCAAGACGGTACCGCTGGGGTGATGGCACAATTGGAACTCGATCTGGGTATAAAGCTTTATTCTGTTCACCGACTCGATACCATGACCTCTGGGTTGTTGCTGTTTGCTAAGAGCAGTGAAGCGGCTGCGAGCTTTACTGCTAAGTTTACAGCGCATCAGGTGCAAAAATATTATGTTGCGCTTGCTAAAGGCAAACCGAAGAAGAAGCAGGGCTCTATCATTGGGGACATGGCTAAGTCGCGGCGCAGTATGTATAAACTGCTGCGTAGTAAAGAGAATCCAGCCATCACGCAGTTTTTTTCTCAATCGATTGCCGATGGTCTAAGGCTTTACTTGTTAAAACCCTTAAGTGGCAAGACTCATCAGCTAAGGGTGGCATTAGCCAGTATTGGTGTGCCCATTTTAGGTGACACCCTCTATGGGGGAGAAGCAGCTGACCGCGGCTATCTGCATGCCTATGGGTTGCAGTTTGAGTTAGATGGTCAGCAATTCGAGTTTTGCTGTATGCCATCATCAGGAGCGTTTTTTGTCGACGCGGTGGTAAAAAACCAGTTGCAAACATGGTCTAAGCCTGAGAAGTTAGAGTGGCCAAAGCGAAAATAA